From Macaca mulatta isolate MMU2019108-1 chromosome 1, T2T-MMU8v2.0, whole genome shotgun sequence, the proteins below share one genomic window:
- the NCSTN gene encoding nicastrin isoform X2: protein MATAGGGSGADPGSRGLLRLLSFCVLLAGLCRGNSVERKIYIPLNKTAPCVRLLNATHQIGCQSSISGDTGVIHVVEREEDLQWVLTDGPNPPYMVLLESKLFTRDLMEKLKGRTSRIAGLAVSLTKPNPASGFSPSVQCPNDGFGVYSNSYGPEFAHCREIQWNSLGNGLAYEDFSFPIFLLEDENETKVIKQCYQDHNLSQNGSAPTFPLCAMQLFSHMHAVISTATCMRRSSIQSTFSINPGRADPNHKFSSVAFIATVSFSLVDLSLFSSCLEIVCDPLSDYNVWSMLKPINTTGTLKPDDRVVVAATRLDSRSFFWNVAPGAESAVASFVTQLAAAEALQKAPDVTTLPRNVMFVFFQGETFDYIGSSRMVYDMEKGKFPVQLENVDSFVELGQVALRTSLELWMHTDPVSQKNDSVRNQVEDLLATLEKSGAGVPAVILRRPNQSQPLPPSSLQRFLRARNISGVVLADHSGAFHNKYYQSIYDTAENINVSYPEWLSPEEDLNFVTDTAKALADVATVLGRALYELAGGTNFSDTVQADPQTVTRLLYGFLIKANNSWFQSILRQDLRSYLGDGPLQHYIAVSSPTNTTYVVQYALANLTGTVVNLTREQCQDPSKVTSENKDLYEYSWVQGPLNSNETDRLPRCVRSTARLARALSPAFELSQWSSTEYSTWTESRWKDIRARIFLIASKELEFITLIVGFGILVFSLIVTYCINAKADVLFIAPREPGAVSY, encoded by the exons CTTCAATTAGTGGAGACACAGGGGTTATCCACGTAGTAGAGAGAGAAGAGGACCTACAGTGGGTATTGACTGATGGCCCCAACCCCCCTTACATGGTTCTGCTGGAGAGCAAGCTTTTTACCAG GGATTTAATGGAGAAGCTAAAAGGGAGAACCAGCCGAATTGCTGGTCTTGCAGTGTCCTTGACCAAGCCCAATCCTGCCTCAGGATTCTCTCCTAGTGTGCAGTGCCCAAATGATGGGTTTG GTGTTTACTCCAACTCCTATGGGCCAGAGTTTGCTCACTGCAGAGAAATACAGTGGAACTCACTGGGCAATGGTTTGGCTTATGAAGACTTTAGTTTCCCCATCTTTCTTCTTGAAGATGAAAATGAAACCAAGGTCATCAAGCAG TGCTATCAAGATCACAACCTGAGTCAGAATGGCTCAGCACCAACTTTCCCACTGTGTGCCATGCAGCTCTTCTCACACATGCACGCTGTCATCAGCACTGCCACCTGCATGCGGCGCAGCTCCATCCAAAGCACCTTCAGCATCAACCCAGGTAGGGCAGATCCAAACCAT AAGTTTTCCAGTGTTGCCTTTATAGCTACTGTCTCCTTTAGCCTTGTTGATCTCTCATTGTTTTCATCCTGCTTAGAAATCGTCTGTGACCCCCTGTCTGATTACAATGTGTGGAGCATGCTAAAGCCTATAAATACAACTGGGACATTAAAGCCTGACGACAGGGTTGTGGTTGCTGCCACCCGG CTGGATAGTCGTTCCTTTTTCTGGAATGTGGCCCCAGGGGCTGAAAGTGCGGTGGCTTCCTTCGTCACCCAGCTGGCTGCTGCTGAAGCTTTGCAAAAGGCACCCGATGTGACCACCCTGCCCCGCAATGTCATGTTTGTCTTCTTCCAAGGG GAAACTTTTGACTACATTGGCAGCTCGAGGATGGTCTACGATATGGAGAAGGGCAAGTTTCCTGTGCAGTTAGAGAATGTGGACTCATTTGTGGAGCTGGGACAG GTGGCCTTAAGAACCTCACTAGAGCTTTGGATGCACACAGACCCTGTGTCTCAGAAAAATGATTCTGTACGAAACCAG GTGGAGGATCTCCTGGCCACATTGGAGAAGAGTGGTGCTGGCGTCCCTGCTGTCATCCTCAGGAGGCCAAATCAGTCCCAGCCTCTCCCACCATCTTCCCTGCAGCGATTTCTTCGAGCTCGAAACATCTCTGGTGTTGTTCTGGCTGACCACTCTGGTGCCTTCCATAACAA ATATTACCAGAGTATTTACGACACTGCTGAGAACATTAATGTGAGCTATCCCGAATGGCTGAGCCCTGAAGAGGACCTGAACTTTGTAACAGACACTGCCAAG GCCCTGGCAGATGTGGCCACGGTGCTGGGACGTGCTCTGTATGAGCTTGCAGGAGGAACCAACTTCAGCGACACAGTTCAGGCTGATCCCCAAACG GTTACCCGCCTGCTCTATGGGTTCCTGATTAAAGCCAACAACTCATGGTTCCAGTCTATCCTCAGGCAGGACCTAAGGTCCTACTTGG GTGATGGGCCTCTTCAACATTACATCGCTGTCTCCAGCCCCACCAACACCACTTATGTTGTACAGTATGCCTTGGCAAATTTGACTGGCACAGTGGTCAACCTCACCCGAGAGCAGTGCCAGGATCCAAGTAAAGTCACAAGTGAAAACAAGGAT CTGTATGAGTACTCGTGGGTCCAGGGCCCTTTGAATTCCAATGAGACGGACCGACTCCCCCGGTGTGTGCGTTCCACTGCACGATTAGCCAGGGCCTTGTCTCCTGCCTTCGAACTGAGTCAGTGGAGCTCTACTGAATACTCTACATGGACTGAGAGCCGCTGGAAAGATATCCGTGCCCGGATATTTCTCATCGCCAGCAAAGAGCTTGAG TTTATCACCCTGATAGTGGGCTTCGGCATCCTCGTCTTCTCCCTCATCGTCACCTACTGCATCAATGCCAAAGCTGATGTCCTTTTCATTGCTCCCCGGGAGCCAGGAGCTGTGTCATACTGA
- the NCSTN gene encoding nicastrin isoform X3, which translates to MDFNLILESLCRGNSVERKIYIPLNKTAPCVRLLNATHQIGCQSSISGDTGVIHVVEREEDLQWVLTDGPNPPYMVLLESKLFTRDLMEKLKGRTSRIAGLAVSLTKPNPASGFSPSVQCPNDGFGVYSNSYGPEFAHCREIQWNSLGNGLAYEDFSFPIFLLEDENETKVIKQCYQDHNLSQNGSAPTFPLCAMQLFSHMHAVISTATCMRRSSIQSTFSINPEIVCDPLSDYNVWSMLKPINTTGTLKPDDRVVVAATRLDSRSFFWNVAPGAESAVASFVTQLAAAEALQKAPDVTTLPRNVMFVFFQGETFDYIGSSRMVYDMEKGKFPVQLENVDSFVELGQVALRTSLELWMHTDPVSQKNDSVRNQVEDLLATLEKSGAGVPAVILRRPNQSQPLPPSSLQRFLRARNISGVVLADHSGAFHNKYYQSIYDTAENINVSYPEWLSPEEDLNFVTDTAKALADVATVLGRALYELAGGTNFSDTVQADPQTVTRLLYGFLIKANNSWFQSILRQDLRSYLGDGPLQHYIAVSSPTNTTYVVQYALANLTGTVVNLTREQCQDPSKVTSENKDLYEYSWVQGPLNSNETDRLPRCVRSTARLARALSPAFELSQWSSTEYSTWTESRWKDIRARIFLIASKELEFITLIVGFGILVFSLIVTYCINAKADVLFIAPREPGAVSY; encoded by the exons CTTCAATTAGTGGAGACACAGGGGTTATCCACGTAGTAGAGAGAGAAGAGGACCTACAGTGGGTATTGACTGATGGCCCCAACCCCCCTTACATGGTTCTGCTGGAGAGCAAGCTTTTTACCAG GGATTTAATGGAGAAGCTAAAAGGGAGAACCAGCCGAATTGCTGGTCTTGCAGTGTCCTTGACCAAGCCCAATCCTGCCTCAGGATTCTCTCCTAGTGTGCAGTGCCCAAATGATGGGTTTG GTGTTTACTCCAACTCCTATGGGCCAGAGTTTGCTCACTGCAGAGAAATACAGTGGAACTCACTGGGCAATGGTTTGGCTTATGAAGACTTTAGTTTCCCCATCTTTCTTCTTGAAGATGAAAATGAAACCAAGGTCATCAAGCAG TGCTATCAAGATCACAACCTGAGTCAGAATGGCTCAGCACCAACTTTCCCACTGTGTGCCATGCAGCTCTTCTCACACATGCACGCTGTCATCAGCACTGCCACCTGCATGCGGCGCAGCTCCATCCAAAGCACCTTCAGCATCAACCCAG AAATCGTCTGTGACCCCCTGTCTGATTACAATGTGTGGAGCATGCTAAAGCCTATAAATACAACTGGGACATTAAAGCCTGACGACAGGGTTGTGGTTGCTGCCACCCGG CTGGATAGTCGTTCCTTTTTCTGGAATGTGGCCCCAGGGGCTGAAAGTGCGGTGGCTTCCTTCGTCACCCAGCTGGCTGCTGCTGAAGCTTTGCAAAAGGCACCCGATGTGACCACCCTGCCCCGCAATGTCATGTTTGTCTTCTTCCAAGGG GAAACTTTTGACTACATTGGCAGCTCGAGGATGGTCTACGATATGGAGAAGGGCAAGTTTCCTGTGCAGTTAGAGAATGTGGACTCATTTGTGGAGCTGGGACAG GTGGCCTTAAGAACCTCACTAGAGCTTTGGATGCACACAGACCCTGTGTCTCAGAAAAATGATTCTGTACGAAACCAG GTGGAGGATCTCCTGGCCACATTGGAGAAGAGTGGTGCTGGCGTCCCTGCTGTCATCCTCAGGAGGCCAAATCAGTCCCAGCCTCTCCCACCATCTTCCCTGCAGCGATTTCTTCGAGCTCGAAACATCTCTGGTGTTGTTCTGGCTGACCACTCTGGTGCCTTCCATAACAA ATATTACCAGAGTATTTACGACACTGCTGAGAACATTAATGTGAGCTATCCCGAATGGCTGAGCCCTGAAGAGGACCTGAACTTTGTAACAGACACTGCCAAG GCCCTGGCAGATGTGGCCACGGTGCTGGGACGTGCTCTGTATGAGCTTGCAGGAGGAACCAACTTCAGCGACACAGTTCAGGCTGATCCCCAAACG GTTACCCGCCTGCTCTATGGGTTCCTGATTAAAGCCAACAACTCATGGTTCCAGTCTATCCTCAGGCAGGACCTAAGGTCCTACTTGG GTGATGGGCCTCTTCAACATTACATCGCTGTCTCCAGCCCCACCAACACCACTTATGTTGTACAGTATGCCTTGGCAAATTTGACTGGCACAGTGGTCAACCTCACCCGAGAGCAGTGCCAGGATCCAAGTAAAGTCACAAGTGAAAACAAGGAT CTGTATGAGTACTCGTGGGTCCAGGGCCCTTTGAATTCCAATGAGACGGACCGACTCCCCCGGTGTGTGCGTTCCACTGCACGATTAGCCAGGGCCTTGTCTCCTGCCTTCGAACTGAGTCAGTGGAGCTCTACTGAATACTCTACATGGACTGAGAGCCGCTGGAAAGATATCCGTGCCCGGATATTTCTCATCGCCAGCAAAGAGCTTGAG TTTATCACCCTGATAGTGGGCTTCGGCATCCTCGTCTTCTCCCTCATCGTCACCTACTGCATCAATGCCAAAGCTGATGTCCTTTTCATTGCTCCCCGGGAGCCAGGAGCTGTGTCATACTGA
- the NCSTN gene encoding nicastrin isoform X5, whose amino-acid sequence MVLLESKLFTRDLMEKLKGRTSRIAGLAVSLTKPNPASGFSPSVQCPNDGFGVYSNSYGPEFAHCREIQWNSLGNGLAYEDFSFPIFLLEDENETKVIKQCYQDHNLSQNGSAPTFPLCAMQLFSHMHAVISTATCMRRSSIQSTFSINPEIVCDPLSDYNVWSMLKPINTTGTLKPDDRVVVAATRLDSRSFFWNVAPGAESAVASFVTQLAAAEALQKAPDVTTLPRNVMFVFFQGETFDYIGSSRMVYDMEKGKFPVQLENVDSFVELGQVALRTSLELWMHTDPVSQKNDSVRNQVEDLLATLEKSGAGVPAVILRRPNQSQPLPPSSLQRFLRARNISGVVLADHSGAFHNKYYQSIYDTAENINVSYPEWLSPEEDLNFVTDTAKALADVATVLGRALYELAGGTNFSDTVQADPQTVTRLLYGFLIKANNSWFQSILRQDLRSYLGDGPLQHYIAVSSPTNTTYVVQYALANLTGTVVNLTREQCQDPSKVTSENKDLYEYSWVQGPLNSNETDRLPRCVRSTARLARALSPAFELSQWSSTEYSTWTESRWKDIRARIFLIASKELEFITLIVGFGILVFSLIVTYCINAKADVLFIAPREPGAVSY is encoded by the exons ATGGTTCTGCTGGAGAGCAAGCTTTTTACCAG GGATTTAATGGAGAAGCTAAAAGGGAGAACCAGCCGAATTGCTGGTCTTGCAGTGTCCTTGACCAAGCCCAATCCTGCCTCAGGATTCTCTCCTAGTGTGCAGTGCCCAAATGATGGGTTTG GTGTTTACTCCAACTCCTATGGGCCAGAGTTTGCTCACTGCAGAGAAATACAGTGGAACTCACTGGGCAATGGTTTGGCTTATGAAGACTTTAGTTTCCCCATCTTTCTTCTTGAAGATGAAAATGAAACCAAGGTCATCAAGCAG TGCTATCAAGATCACAACCTGAGTCAGAATGGCTCAGCACCAACTTTCCCACTGTGTGCCATGCAGCTCTTCTCACACATGCACGCTGTCATCAGCACTGCCACCTGCATGCGGCGCAGCTCCATCCAAAGCACCTTCAGCATCAACCCAG AAATCGTCTGTGACCCCCTGTCTGATTACAATGTGTGGAGCATGCTAAAGCCTATAAATACAACTGGGACATTAAAGCCTGACGACAGGGTTGTGGTTGCTGCCACCCGG CTGGATAGTCGTTCCTTTTTCTGGAATGTGGCCCCAGGGGCTGAAAGTGCGGTGGCTTCCTTCGTCACCCAGCTGGCTGCTGCTGAAGCTTTGCAAAAGGCACCCGATGTGACCACCCTGCCCCGCAATGTCATGTTTGTCTTCTTCCAAGGG GAAACTTTTGACTACATTGGCAGCTCGAGGATGGTCTACGATATGGAGAAGGGCAAGTTTCCTGTGCAGTTAGAGAATGTGGACTCATTTGTGGAGCTGGGACAG GTGGCCTTAAGAACCTCACTAGAGCTTTGGATGCACACAGACCCTGTGTCTCAGAAAAATGATTCTGTACGAAACCAG GTGGAGGATCTCCTGGCCACATTGGAGAAGAGTGGTGCTGGCGTCCCTGCTGTCATCCTCAGGAGGCCAAATCAGTCCCAGCCTCTCCCACCATCTTCCCTGCAGCGATTTCTTCGAGCTCGAAACATCTCTGGTGTTGTTCTGGCTGACCACTCTGGTGCCTTCCATAACAA ATATTACCAGAGTATTTACGACACTGCTGAGAACATTAATGTGAGCTATCCCGAATGGCTGAGCCCTGAAGAGGACCTGAACTTTGTAACAGACACTGCCAAG GCCCTGGCAGATGTGGCCACGGTGCTGGGACGTGCTCTGTATGAGCTTGCAGGAGGAACCAACTTCAGCGACACAGTTCAGGCTGATCCCCAAACG GTTACCCGCCTGCTCTATGGGTTCCTGATTAAAGCCAACAACTCATGGTTCCAGTCTATCCTCAGGCAGGACCTAAGGTCCTACTTGG GTGATGGGCCTCTTCAACATTACATCGCTGTCTCCAGCCCCACCAACACCACTTATGTTGTACAGTATGCCTTGGCAAATTTGACTGGCACAGTGGTCAACCTCACCCGAGAGCAGTGCCAGGATCCAAGTAAAGTCACAAGTGAAAACAAGGAT CTGTATGAGTACTCGTGGGTCCAGGGCCCTTTGAATTCCAATGAGACGGACCGACTCCCCCGGTGTGTGCGTTCCACTGCACGATTAGCCAGGGCCTTGTCTCCTGCCTTCGAACTGAGTCAGTGGAGCTCTACTGAATACTCTACATGGACTGAGAGCCGCTGGAAAGATATCCGTGCCCGGATATTTCTCATCGCCAGCAAAGAGCTTGAG TTTATCACCCTGATAGTGGGCTTCGGCATCCTCGTCTTCTCCCTCATCGTCACCTACTGCATCAATGCCAAAGCTGATGTCCTTTTCATTGCTCCCCGGGAGCCAGGAGCTGTGTCATACTGA
- the NCSTN gene encoding nicastrin precursor (The RefSeq protein has 2 substitutions compared to this genomic sequence) — protein MATAGGGSGADPGSRGLLRLLSFCVLLAGLCRGNSVERKIYIPLNKTAPCVRLLNATHQIGCQSSISGDTGVIHVVEREEDLQWVLTDGPNPPYMVLLESKLFTRHLMEKLKGRTSRIAGLAVSLTKPNPASGFSPSVQCPNDGFGVYSNSYGPEFAHCREIQWNSLGNGLAYEDFSFPIFLLEDENETKVIKQCYQDHNLSQNGSAPTFPLCAMQLFSHMHAVISTATCMRRSSIQSTFSINPEIVCDPLSDYNVWSMLKPINTTGTLKPDDRVVVAATRLDSRSFFWNVAPGAESAVASFVTQLAAAEALQKAPDVTTLPRNVMFVFFQGETFDYIGSSRMVYDMEKGKFPVQLENVDSFVELGQVALRTSLELWMHTDPVSQKNDSVRNQVEDLLATLEKSGAGVPAVILRRPNQSQPLPPSSLQRFLRARNISGVVLADHSGAFHNKYYQSIYDTAENINVSYPEWLSPEEDLNFVTDTAKALADVATVLGRALYELAGGTNFSDTVQADPQTVTRLLYGFLIKANNSWFQSILRQDLRSYLGDGPLQHYIAVSSPTNTTYVVQYALANLTGTVVNLTREQCQDPSKVPSENKDLYEYSWVQGPLNSNETDRLPRCVRSTARLARALSPAFELSQWSSTEYSTWTESRWKDIRARIFLIASKELEFITLIVGFGILVFSLIVTYCINAKADVLFIAPREPGAVSY, from the exons CTTCAATTAGTGGAGACACAGGGGTTATCCACGTAGTAGAGAGAGAAGAGGACCTACAGTGGGTATTGACTGATGGCCCCAACCCCCCTTACATGGTTCTGCTGGAGAGCAAGCTTTTTACCAG GGATTTAATGGAGAAGCTAAAAGGGAGAACCAGCCGAATTGCTGGTCTTGCAGTGTCCTTGACCAAGCCCAATCCTGCCTCAGGATTCTCTCCTAGTGTGCAGTGCCCAAATGATGGGTTTG GTGTTTACTCCAACTCCTATGGGCCAGAGTTTGCTCACTGCAGAGAAATACAGTGGAACTCACTGGGCAATGGTTTGGCTTATGAAGACTTTAGTTTCCCCATCTTTCTTCTTGAAGATGAAAATGAAACCAAGGTCATCAAGCAG TGCTATCAAGATCACAACCTGAGTCAGAATGGCTCAGCACCAACTTTCCCACTGTGTGCCATGCAGCTCTTCTCACACATGCACGCTGTCATCAGCACTGCCACCTGCATGCGGCGCAGCTCCATCCAAAGCACCTTCAGCATCAACCCAG AAATCGTCTGTGACCCCCTGTCTGATTACAATGTGTGGAGCATGCTAAAGCCTATAAATACAACTGGGACATTAAAGCCTGACGACAGGGTTGTGGTTGCTGCCACCCGG CTGGATAGTCGTTCCTTTTTCTGGAATGTGGCCCCAGGGGCTGAAAGTGCGGTGGCTTCCTTCGTCACCCAGCTGGCTGCTGCTGAAGCTTTGCAAAAGGCACCCGATGTGACCACCCTGCCCCGCAATGTCATGTTTGTCTTCTTCCAAGGG GAAACTTTTGACTACATTGGCAGCTCGAGGATGGTCTACGATATGGAGAAGGGCAAGTTTCCTGTGCAGTTAGAGAATGTGGACTCATTTGTGGAGCTGGGACAG GTGGCCTTAAGAACCTCACTAGAGCTTTGGATGCACACAGACCCTGTGTCTCAGAAAAATGATTCTGTACGAAACCAG GTGGAGGATCTCCTGGCCACATTGGAGAAGAGTGGTGCTGGCGTCCCTGCTGTCATCCTCAGGAGGCCAAATCAGTCCCAGCCTCTCCCACCATCTTCCCTGCAGCGATTTCTTCGAGCTCGAAACATCTCTGGTGTTGTTCTGGCTGACCACTCTGGTGCCTTCCATAACAA ATATTACCAGAGTATTTACGACACTGCTGAGAACATTAATGTGAGCTATCCCGAATGGCTGAGCCCTGAAGAGGACCTGAACTTTGTAACAGACACTGCCAAG GCCCTGGCAGATGTGGCCACGGTGCTGGGACGTGCTCTGTATGAGCTTGCAGGAGGAACCAACTTCAGCGACACAGTTCAGGCTGATCCCCAAACG GTTACCCGCCTGCTCTATGGGTTCCTGATTAAAGCCAACAACTCATGGTTCCAGTCTATCCTCAGGCAGGACCTAAGGTCCTACTTGG GTGATGGGCCTCTTCAACATTACATCGCTGTCTCCAGCCCCACCAACACCACTTATGTTGTACAGTATGCCTTGGCAAATTTGACTGGCACAGTGGTCAACCTCACCCGAGAGCAGTGCCAGGATCCAAGTAAAGTCACAAGTGAAAACAAGGAT CTGTATGAGTACTCGTGGGTCCAGGGCCCTTTGAATTCCAATGAGACGGACCGACTCCCCCGGTGTGTGCGTTCCACTGCACGATTAGCCAGGGCCTTGTCTCCTGCCTTCGAACTGAGTCAGTGGAGCTCTACTGAATACTCTACATGGACTGAGAGCCGCTGGAAAGATATCCGTGCCCGGATATTTCTCATCGCCAGCAAAGAGCTTGAG TTTATCACCCTGATAGTGGGCTTCGGCATCCTCGTCTTCTCCCTCATCGTCACCTACTGCATCAATGCCAAAGCTGATGTCCTTTTCATTGCTCCCCGGGAGCCAGGAGCTGTGTCATACTGA
- the NCSTN gene encoding nicastrin isoform X4: MATAGGGSGADPGSRGLLRLLSFCVLLAGLCRGNSVERKIYIPLNKTAPCVRLLNATHQIGCQSSISGDTGVIHVVEREEDLQWVLTDGPNPPYMVLLESKLFTRDLMEKLKGRTSRIAGLAVSLTKPNPASGFSPSVQCPNDGFGVYSNSYGPEFAHCREIQWNSLGNGLAYEDFSFPIFLLEDENETKVIKQCYQDHNLSQNGSAPTFPLCAMQLFSHMHAVISTATCMRRSSIQSTFSINPEIVCDPLSDYNVWSMLKPINTTGTLKPDDRVVVAATRLDSRSFFWNVAPGAESAVASFVTQLAAAEALQKAPDVTTLPRNVMFVFFQGETFDYIGSSRMVYDMEKGKFPVQLENVDSFVELGQVALRTSLELWMHTDPVSQKNDSVRNQVEDLLATLEKSGAGVPAVILRRPNQSQPLPPSSLQRFLRARNISGVVLADHSGAFHNKYYQSIYDTAENINVSYPEWLSPEEDLNFVTDTAKALADVATVLGRALYELAGGTNFSDTVQADPQTVTRLLYGFLIKANNSWFQSILRQDLRSYLGDGPLQHYIAVSSPTNTTYVVQYALANLTGTVVNLTREQCQDPSKVTSENKDFITLIVGFGILVFSLIVTYCINAKADVLFIAPREPGAVSY, translated from the exons CTTCAATTAGTGGAGACACAGGGGTTATCCACGTAGTAGAGAGAGAAGAGGACCTACAGTGGGTATTGACTGATGGCCCCAACCCCCCTTACATGGTTCTGCTGGAGAGCAAGCTTTTTACCAG GGATTTAATGGAGAAGCTAAAAGGGAGAACCAGCCGAATTGCTGGTCTTGCAGTGTCCTTGACCAAGCCCAATCCTGCCTCAGGATTCTCTCCTAGTGTGCAGTGCCCAAATGATGGGTTTG GTGTTTACTCCAACTCCTATGGGCCAGAGTTTGCTCACTGCAGAGAAATACAGTGGAACTCACTGGGCAATGGTTTGGCTTATGAAGACTTTAGTTTCCCCATCTTTCTTCTTGAAGATGAAAATGAAACCAAGGTCATCAAGCAG TGCTATCAAGATCACAACCTGAGTCAGAATGGCTCAGCACCAACTTTCCCACTGTGTGCCATGCAGCTCTTCTCACACATGCACGCTGTCATCAGCACTGCCACCTGCATGCGGCGCAGCTCCATCCAAAGCACCTTCAGCATCAACCCAG AAATCGTCTGTGACCCCCTGTCTGATTACAATGTGTGGAGCATGCTAAAGCCTATAAATACAACTGGGACATTAAAGCCTGACGACAGGGTTGTGGTTGCTGCCACCCGG CTGGATAGTCGTTCCTTTTTCTGGAATGTGGCCCCAGGGGCTGAAAGTGCGGTGGCTTCCTTCGTCACCCAGCTGGCTGCTGCTGAAGCTTTGCAAAAGGCACCCGATGTGACCACCCTGCCCCGCAATGTCATGTTTGTCTTCTTCCAAGGG GAAACTTTTGACTACATTGGCAGCTCGAGGATGGTCTACGATATGGAGAAGGGCAAGTTTCCTGTGCAGTTAGAGAATGTGGACTCATTTGTGGAGCTGGGACAG GTGGCCTTAAGAACCTCACTAGAGCTTTGGATGCACACAGACCCTGTGTCTCAGAAAAATGATTCTGTACGAAACCAG GTGGAGGATCTCCTGGCCACATTGGAGAAGAGTGGTGCTGGCGTCCCTGCTGTCATCCTCAGGAGGCCAAATCAGTCCCAGCCTCTCCCACCATCTTCCCTGCAGCGATTTCTTCGAGCTCGAAACATCTCTGGTGTTGTTCTGGCTGACCACTCTGGTGCCTTCCATAACAA ATATTACCAGAGTATTTACGACACTGCTGAGAACATTAATGTGAGCTATCCCGAATGGCTGAGCCCTGAAGAGGACCTGAACTTTGTAACAGACACTGCCAAG GCCCTGGCAGATGTGGCCACGGTGCTGGGACGTGCTCTGTATGAGCTTGCAGGAGGAACCAACTTCAGCGACACAGTTCAGGCTGATCCCCAAACG GTTACCCGCCTGCTCTATGGGTTCCTGATTAAAGCCAACAACTCATGGTTCCAGTCTATCCTCAGGCAGGACCTAAGGTCCTACTTGG GTGATGGGCCTCTTCAACATTACATCGCTGTCTCCAGCCCCACCAACACCACTTATGTTGTACAGTATGCCTTGGCAAATTTGACTGGCACAGTGGTCAACCTCACCCGAGAGCAGTGCCAGGATCCAAGTAAAGTCACAAGTGAAAACAAGGAT TTTATCACCCTGATAGTGGGCTTCGGCATCCTCGTCTTCTCCCTCATCGTCACCTACTGCATCAATGCCAAAGCTGATGTCCTTTTCATTGCTCCCCGGGAGCCAGGAGCTGTGTCATACTGA